In a genomic window of Akkermansia massiliensis:
- the hrpB gene encoding ATP-dependent helicase HrpB: protein MDSPSLPIEEIRGELLDALQAPSPRILLKAPTGSGKSTGVPPMMDDAGLGERGLIVVVQPRRMAARLLARHVARLRGVELGKEVGYVVRFERHISPRTRIAYVTDGMLERWLTERPALEGVSAVVFDEFHERSLSGDLSLGRVLDLQEGPRPDMAVAVMSATLEISGLRDYMGASCRVLEAHGRQYPVETVYRAPRLVSDGRGRVAPPPVWEQAADAVKEAVKDDGCGDVLIFMPGVYEIRKTAELLAGRPWMGGRDVFPLYGALTPEQQNRAVEQGKNPRVIVSTNVAETSLTIEGVRTVIDSGLVRRSGWDPYRGMDTLHLTKISKASAAQRAGRAGRVAPGRCFRLWSEAEQARKADFDPPECFRVDLAGAVLNLAAWGITAPEGFRWLDAPDPLVMQRAVNLLAALGATEADGSLTDVGRRMTAFPLPPRLARLMAAGQDEQCVVELAAIAALMQGEGVAMKGGLNDNLRDSADYTDFQAEWRAVEKAVDAGFEAGACTRWGISARGAREVWMAYRQLLSIGSRGKSREMPEPDFTAARPAVVRAMMESFADHVGVRNGVAANTCRMAGGVGGRLAEGSVAFHGEHFVAAEVAELSGKAVETRVGRCTLIDPEELRAVWPERFSGGEAAVFDAVLRRVRLHRRLMYEDLVLEDRDRGDAPPELAAPILAEKVVDGTLKLVKWDDAVEQWIRRLNGLSVWMPELELPRFSEEDKLVAISLVCEGAVGYKDIKEREIIPVLRDWLSGWQAKALDDYAPVSLTLTNGQHAKVRYGEDSTPVIGLTVQRLFGVAASPRIANGSVTVKVEVLAPSQRPWQVTGSLESFWRNGYGQMKKDLAGRYPRHRWPDPEELDFLPRSR, encoded by the coding sequence ATGGATTCCCCCTCCCTTCCCATTGAGGAAATCCGCGGAGAATTGCTGGACGCGCTGCAAGCCCCCTCTCCGCGCATCCTGCTGAAAGCGCCCACGGGCTCCGGCAAGTCTACCGGCGTTCCCCCCATGATGGATGACGCCGGGCTGGGGGAACGCGGCCTGATCGTCGTCGTTCAGCCCCGCCGGATGGCCGCGCGCCTGCTGGCGCGCCACGTGGCCCGGCTGCGCGGAGTGGAGCTGGGGAAGGAAGTGGGGTATGTGGTGCGCTTTGAACGGCACATTTCCCCCCGCACCCGCATTGCGTACGTGACGGACGGCATGCTGGAACGCTGGCTGACGGAGCGGCCCGCCCTGGAAGGGGTGAGCGCCGTGGTGTTTGATGAGTTTCACGAACGGAGCCTCTCCGGGGATTTGTCCCTGGGGCGCGTATTGGACTTGCAGGAAGGCCCGCGCCCGGACATGGCCGTAGCGGTGATGTCCGCCACGCTGGAAATATCCGGCCTGCGGGATTACATGGGCGCCTCCTGCCGGGTGCTGGAGGCGCACGGAAGGCAGTATCCCGTAGAAACCGTTTACCGGGCTCCCCGGCTGGTCAGCGACGGCCGCGGCAGGGTGGCTCCCCCTCCCGTGTGGGAGCAGGCGGCGGACGCCGTGAAGGAGGCGGTGAAGGATGACGGCTGCGGGGACGTGCTGATATTCATGCCGGGCGTGTATGAAATCCGGAAAACGGCGGAGTTGCTGGCCGGCAGGCCGTGGATGGGCGGCCGGGACGTTTTTCCTCTTTACGGAGCGTTGACCCCGGAACAGCAGAATCGCGCCGTGGAGCAGGGGAAGAATCCCCGCGTCATCGTTTCCACCAATGTAGCGGAAACCTCCCTGACGATTGAGGGGGTGCGCACGGTGATTGATTCCGGTCTGGTGCGCCGGTCCGGCTGGGACCCCTACAGGGGCATGGATACGCTGCACCTGACGAAGATTTCCAAGGCGTCCGCCGCCCAGCGCGCGGGCCGTGCCGGGCGCGTGGCTCCGGGCCGCTGCTTCCGGTTGTGGAGTGAGGCGGAGCAGGCGCGGAAGGCGGATTTTGATCCGCCCGAATGTTTCCGGGTGGATCTGGCGGGGGCCGTGCTGAATCTGGCCGCGTGGGGCATAACCGCGCCGGAAGGGTTCCGCTGGCTGGATGCGCCGGACCCCCTGGTGATGCAGCGGGCCGTGAACCTGCTGGCCGCCCTGGGAGCTACGGAGGCGGACGGGAGCCTGACGGACGTGGGAAGAAGGATGACCGCTTTTCCTCTGCCGCCGCGGCTGGCGCGCCTGATGGCGGCCGGGCAGGATGAACAGTGCGTGGTGGAGCTTGCCGCCATTGCGGCCCTGATGCAGGGGGAGGGCGTGGCGATGAAGGGCGGCTTGAACGACAACCTGCGCGATTCTGCGGACTATACGGATTTTCAGGCGGAGTGGCGCGCGGTGGAAAAGGCTGTGGACGCCGGGTTTGAGGCGGGGGCGTGCACCCGCTGGGGCATTTCCGCCCGTGGGGCGCGGGAAGTGTGGATGGCGTATCGGCAGCTTTTGTCCATCGGCAGCCGGGGGAAATCCCGGGAAATGCCGGAGCCTGATTTCACGGCGGCGCGGCCTGCCGTGGTCCGCGCCATGATGGAGAGCTTTGCGGACCATGTGGGCGTCCGGAACGGAGTGGCCGCCAACACGTGCCGCATGGCCGGCGGCGTGGGGGGCAGGCTGGCGGAAGGCAGCGTGGCGTTCCACGGGGAGCATTTTGTGGCGGCGGAGGTGGCGGAGTTGTCCGGAAAGGCGGTGGAAACCCGTGTGGGCCGCTGTACGCTCATTGACCCGGAGGAGCTGCGCGCCGTCTGGCCGGAGCGTTTTTCCGGCGGGGAGGCGGCCGTCTTTGACGCCGTGCTGCGCCGCGTGCGCCTGCACCGGAGACTGATGTATGAAGACCTGGTGCTGGAAGACCGGGACCGCGGGGACGCTCCGCCGGAGCTGGCCGCCCCCATTCTGGCGGAAAAGGTGGTGGACGGAACCTTGAAGCTGGTGAAATGGGATGACGCCGTGGAGCAGTGGATACGCCGCCTGAACGGTTTAAGCGTCTGGATGCCGGAACTGGAACTCCCCCGTTTTTCAGAGGAAGACAAGCTGGTTGCCATCTCCCTGGTTTGCGAGGGAGCCGTGGGCTACAAGGACATCAAGGAGAGGGAGATCATTCCCGTGCTCCGGGACTGGCTCTCCGGCTGGCAGGCGAAGGCGCTGGACGATTACGCTCCGGTGAGCCTCACGCTGACCAACGGCCAGCACGCGAAAGTGAGGTACGGGGAGGATTCCACGCCTGTGATCGGCCTTACGGTGCAGCGGCTGTTCGGCGTGGCGGCGTCTCCGCGCATTGCCAACGGCTCCGTGACCGTGAAGGTGGAGGTATTGGCCCCCAGCCAGAGGCCTTGGCAGGTGACGGGCTCCCTGGAAAGCTTCTGGCGGAACGGCTACGGCCAGATGAAAAAAGACCTGGCGGGGCGCTATCCCCGGCACCGCTGGCCCGATCCTGAAGAGCTGGATTTCCTCCCCCGTTCCCGTTGA
- a CDS encoding inorganic phosphate transporter, protein MDSIYWIIIVALLLLAAFDLINGVANDAVNFLNSAIGSKAAPVRVILTVASIGVLVGACFSGGMMEVARNGIFHPNMFSYHEVMLLFLGVMISEVILLDTFNTFGLPTSTTVSLVFGILGSAVATALFKISKLHMTQSVWDFINTDKAFEIVTGILLSVAIAFTVGTIVMWVSRLAFTFKYQSRFKWFGCFWCGIAMTAVAYFAVFKGLKESTLMEPSFIQYIDQNLGMALLVAFGGFSVLMFLLQHLFMTNILRLTVLAGTFSLALAFAGNDLVNFIGVFMGGLDSFQYATGVVEAGGSASSITAMECLMPGQGVPVNHYILFAAGCMMIFALWFSKKAKTVIATGVELSRQGEGGIERFGSVPPARAIVRSAIALGRGVKKLIPARMLVRMNHQWDAAPQPLNPKDRVAFDLIRATVNLTVASLLIAWATGKQLPLSTTYVTFMVAMGSSLADKAWGRESAVYRVTGVLTVISGWFMTGLAAFTLAAVMATVLHYGQVYAIFGLLALVVVILVKSTIMHRKRENKLSVERFDQITEENILDVCSHQVVDSTLKLREIYNDTVENFFQGDRKALKELADAAERLALTSSEHHKYDILPILYKMQSRSLDMGYHFVQALEHLNEATQSLAQFSESIFTYVDNNHTPFTIDQVDDLKEVHTALMKLLDEYCKMLQTGTYIQFDYTMVAQEQLLQLVAKATKRQIKRAQRNQTRTRSSLLYLNMLNEMRFMAVQVRALTNDERNFVAA, encoded by the coding sequence ATGGACTCAATTTACTGGATTATCATCGTAGCCCTGCTGCTTCTGGCGGCATTTGACCTGATCAACGGCGTAGCGAATGACGCCGTCAACTTCCTCAACTCCGCCATTGGTTCCAAGGCCGCCCCCGTGCGGGTGATCCTGACCGTGGCTTCCATCGGCGTGCTGGTGGGCGCCTGCTTCTCCGGCGGCATGATGGAGGTGGCCCGCAACGGCATTTTTCACCCGAACATGTTCAGTTACCACGAAGTGATGCTGCTCTTCCTGGGGGTGATGATCAGCGAGGTGATACTCCTGGATACCTTCAATACCTTCGGCCTTCCCACGTCCACCACCGTTTCCCTGGTGTTCGGCATTCTGGGCTCCGCCGTGGCGACGGCCCTGTTCAAGATTTCCAAGCTTCACATGACGCAGTCCGTGTGGGACTTCATCAATACGGACAAGGCGTTTGAAATCGTCACCGGCATTCTCCTTTCCGTAGCCATCGCCTTCACGGTGGGCACCATCGTCATGTGGGTTTCCCGCCTCGCGTTTACGTTCAAATACCAGTCCCGCTTCAAGTGGTTCGGCTGCTTCTGGTGCGGCATCGCCATGACGGCGGTGGCCTACTTTGCCGTGTTCAAGGGCTTGAAGGAATCCACCCTGATGGAGCCTTCCTTCATTCAATACATTGACCAGAACCTGGGCATGGCCCTGCTGGTGGCCTTCGGCGGTTTTTCCGTGCTCATGTTCCTGCTCCAGCACCTGTTCATGACGAACATCCTGCGCCTGACCGTGCTGGCCGGCACCTTCTCCCTGGCCCTGGCCTTTGCGGGCAACGACCTCGTGAACTTCATCGGCGTGTTCATGGGCGGCCTGGATTCCTTCCAGTACGCCACAGGCGTAGTGGAGGCCGGCGGCTCCGCCTCCTCCATCACCGCCATGGAATGCCTGATGCCCGGGCAGGGCGTTCCGGTGAACCATTACATTCTTTTTGCCGCCGGATGCATGATGATTTTTGCGCTGTGGTTCTCCAAGAAGGCGAAGACGGTGATCGCCACCGGCGTGGAGCTTTCCCGGCAGGGTGAAGGAGGCATTGAACGCTTCGGCTCCGTTCCCCCCGCCCGCGCCATCGTGCGCAGCGCCATCGCGCTGGGGCGCGGGGTGAAAAAGCTTATCCCCGCCCGCATGCTGGTGCGCATGAACCATCAGTGGGATGCTGCCCCGCAGCCACTGAACCCCAAGGACCGCGTGGCTTTTGACCTGATCCGCGCCACGGTGAACCTGACGGTGGCTTCCCTGCTGATCGCGTGGGCCACGGGCAAGCAGCTCCCCCTTTCCACCACATACGTGACGTTCATGGTAGCCATGGGTTCCTCCCTGGCGGACAAGGCGTGGGGCAGGGAAAGCGCGGTTTACCGCGTGACCGGCGTACTGACCGTAATCTCCGGCTGGTTCATGACCGGCCTGGCCGCCTTCACGCTGGCCGCCGTCATGGCGACCGTCTTGCACTACGGGCAGGTGTACGCCATCTTCGGGCTGCTGGCCCTGGTGGTCGTCATCCTGGTGAAATCCACCATCATGCACCGCAAGCGGGAGAACAAGCTTTCCGTAGAGCGTTTTGACCAGATTACGGAGGAAAACATTCTGGACGTGTGCAGCCACCAGGTCGTGGACAGCACGCTCAAGCTGCGGGAAATCTACAATGACACCGTGGAAAACTTCTTCCAGGGGGACCGGAAGGCCCTGAAAGAGCTGGCGGACGCCGCGGAACGCCTGGCCCTGACCAGCAGCGAGCACCACAAGTACGACATTCTCCCCATCCTGTACAAGATGCAGTCCCGTTCCCTGGACATGGGCTACCACTTCGTGCAGGCCCTGGAGCATTTGAACGAAGCCACGCAGAGCCTGGCGCAGTTTTCCGAGTCCATCTTCACGTATGTGGACAATAACCACACGCCGTTCACGATTGACCAGGTGGACGACTTGAAGGAGGTGCATACCGCTCTAATGAAGCTTCTGGATGAATACTGCAAGATGCTCCAGACGGGAACGTACATCCAGTTCGACTATACCATGGTGGCCCAGGAACAGCTCCTTCAACTGGTGGCAAAGGCCACCAAGCGCCAGATCAAGCGCGCCCAGCGCAACCAGACGCGCACCCGTTCCTCCCTCCTTTATCTGAACATGCTTAATGAAATGAGGTTCATGGCCGTGCAGGTGCGGGCCCTGACCAATGACGAACGGAACTTCGTGGCGGCGTAA
- a CDS encoding TlpA family protein disulfide reductase — MKRAFCVIAGACSLLGWAPADEAGMKNALADWQMRQSDWESAFKTAESDEKRAELMESRPNAIPVAQELWRQVGRDLQKPETQKPYLLPAVIWFLDHPQAVAQAFPNGDVARKIVVLCLDSLENTLFREKGAGKAAYALSNSRDLRCRVILEQIKDYNQFPEDQGLSALGLAMVMKETTGMLQDDVRLVAARGKLLKDAIIKCYDSSFGPVPVRNLVKEELYEIRNLNIGQTGPKISLPSTATGAEVTVPSGDKPVLLVFWDPRDVRSVQFLQKAVSLRKEFPGLTVMPVAPGNSEDVKKALLNLEMDTPSLVDEKAAAFKDYRVMLTPRVYLLDPAGKILMRGTPDMLFDANLYAVMGKLEGKKNGKADEKKAPAAPAAVKPAPLPARINSPDTRIPSVPQPAAPRPAAPPASSGVEQPSSLSAPPLRPMPE, encoded by the coding sequence ATGAAGAGAGCGTTTTGCGTGATAGCCGGTGCATGCAGCCTGCTTGGATGGGCTCCGGCGGACGAGGCTGGCATGAAGAATGCGCTGGCGGACTGGCAAATGAGGCAGTCCGACTGGGAATCCGCATTCAAAACGGCTGAAAGCGATGAAAAAAGAGCGGAACTGATGGAGAGCCGTCCGAACGCCATTCCGGTGGCGCAGGAATTGTGGAGGCAGGTGGGGAGGGACCTTCAAAAGCCCGAGACTCAAAAACCCTACCTTCTCCCGGCTGTCATTTGGTTTCTGGACCATCCCCAGGCCGTGGCGCAGGCTTTCCCCAACGGAGACGTTGCCAGGAAAATTGTCGTGCTTTGCCTGGACTCCCTGGAAAATACCCTGTTCCGGGAAAAGGGAGCGGGAAAAGCGGCGTATGCGTTGAGCAACTCCCGCGACCTGCGCTGCCGCGTTATTCTGGAACAAATCAAGGATTACAACCAGTTTCCGGAAGACCAGGGGCTGTCCGCCCTGGGGCTGGCCATGGTGATGAAGGAAACGACGGGAATGCTCCAGGATGACGTCAGGCTGGTGGCGGCACGCGGAAAGCTGCTGAAAGACGCCATCATCAAATGCTATGATTCCAGCTTCGGTCCCGTTCCGGTCCGGAATCTGGTGAAGGAAGAGCTGTATGAAATACGCAATCTCAACATTGGACAGACCGGGCCCAAAATAAGCCTGCCTTCCACCGCCACGGGCGCGGAAGTGACGGTCCCCTCCGGAGACAAGCCCGTGCTGCTGGTTTTCTGGGATCCCCGGGATGTGCGCTCTGTCCAGTTTTTGCAAAAGGCCGTTTCCCTACGGAAGGAATTTCCGGGCCTGACGGTCATGCCGGTGGCCCCCGGAAACAGTGAGGACGTGAAAAAGGCCCTGCTGAATTTGGAGATGGATACTCCCTCCCTGGTAGATGAAAAGGCGGCGGCGTTCAAGGATTACCGCGTGATGCTCACGCCGCGGGTGTACCTGCTGGACCCTGCGGGGAAAATCCTGATGCGCGGCACGCCGGACATGCTGTTTGACGCGAATCTGTACGCGGTCATGGGCAAGCTGGAAGGGAAAAAGAATGGAAAGGCGGACGAGAAAAAGGCCCCGGCCGCCCCCGCTGCCGTGAAGCCGGCTCCGCTGCCGGCCAGGATCAACTCTCCGGATACGCGCATTCCCTCCGTTCCGCAGCCTGCCGCGCCCCGGCCAGCGGCCCCGCCTGCTTCCTCCGGTGTGGAGCAGCCCTCTTCTCTTTCCGCTCCCCCCTTGCGGCCCATGCCCGAATAG
- a CDS encoding CCA tRNA nucleotidyltransferase: protein MENIPLRKAAEAVARLLAGAGHTVYFVGGCVRDRLLGYPVKDIDIATSARPDEVLRLFPDAWEVGAAFGVVLVRRGGFSFEVATFRRDGCYRDGRRPESVCFTDAEEDARRRDFTMNGLLEDPFSVPPGYVVDYVGGVEDIRARVLRCIGEPDRRFEEDSLRLMRAVRFAVTREVRVEAETYAAICRNAPLLARIAPERIREELDRILLSPGRKRGVEMLVETGLMKHVIPEVYGMIGCTQPPQWHPEGDVYAHTLMMLDALGKDGAPVSLELALGVLLHDVGKPPCRQVDETGRIRFSGHDKEGASMARDILRRLKYSNAVIDAVCAMVERHMRFMNVQQMKKSTLRMFMSAPHFSDELELHRLDCLSSNGLMDNWQFVRDAMDSYRDAPLVPPPLVTGRDLLDLGLPPGPDFRKWLSRLQELQLEGTLRTRKEALLMLGQIAPVEQNTLAEYLEKLAL from the coding sequence ATGGAAAATATTCCATTGAGAAAGGCCGCGGAGGCTGTGGCGCGCTTGCTGGCCGGAGCGGGGCACACGGTGTATTTTGTGGGAGGCTGCGTCCGGGACAGGCTGCTGGGATATCCCGTGAAGGACATTGACATTGCCACCTCCGCCCGTCCGGACGAGGTGTTGCGCCTGTTCCCGGACGCCTGGGAAGTGGGCGCCGCCTTCGGCGTGGTGCTGGTGCGCCGTGGCGGTTTCTCCTTTGAAGTGGCTACGTTCCGCAGGGACGGCTGCTACAGGGACGGCAGGCGCCCGGAATCCGTCTGCTTCACGGATGCGGAGGAGGACGCCCGGCGCCGTGATTTTACCATGAACGGCCTCTTGGAAGATCCGTTTTCCGTTCCTCCGGGTTATGTGGTGGATTATGTGGGCGGCGTGGAAGACATCCGGGCCCGCGTGCTGAGGTGCATCGGGGAGCCGGACCGCCGTTTTGAGGAGGACTCCCTCCGGCTGATGCGCGCCGTCCGTTTCGCCGTTACCAGGGAAGTGCGGGTGGAAGCGGAAACTTATGCCGCCATTTGCAGGAACGCCCCGCTGCTGGCCCGCATCGCGCCGGAGCGCATCCGGGAGGAACTGGACCGGATTCTATTGTCTCCAGGAAGGAAACGGGGCGTGGAAATGCTGGTGGAAACGGGGCTGATGAAGCATGTTATTCCAGAGGTATACGGCATGATCGGCTGCACGCAGCCTCCCCAGTGGCACCCGGAGGGGGACGTGTATGCCCATACGCTGATGATGCTGGACGCGCTGGGGAAGGACGGCGCCCCCGTGTCTCTGGAGCTGGCCCTGGGCGTGCTGCTGCATGATGTCGGAAAACCTCCCTGCCGCCAGGTGGATGAAACGGGGCGCATCCGTTTTTCCGGTCATGACAAGGAGGGCGCCTCCATGGCGCGGGACATTTTAAGGAGACTGAAATATTCCAATGCCGTGATTGATGCGGTGTGCGCCATGGTGGAGCGCCACATGCGCTTCATGAACGTGCAGCAGATGAAGAAGTCCACCCTGCGGATGTTCATGAGCGCTCCGCATTTCAGCGACGAGCTGGAGCTTCACCGCCTGGACTGCCTTTCCTCCAACGGATTGATGGACAACTGGCAGTTTGTCAGGGACGCCATGGATTCCTACCGGGACGCACCCCTGGTGCCTCCGCCCCTGGTGACCGGGCGCGATCTGCTGGACCTGGGACTGCCCCCCGGTCCCGATTTCAGGAAATGGCTGTCCCGTTTGCAGGAGCTCCAGTTGGAAGGAACGCTCCGGACCAGGAAGGAGGCCCTGCTGATGCTGGGGCAAATTGCCCCGGTGGAACAGAATACACTTGCAGAGTACCTGGAAAAGTTAGCATTATAG
- a CDS encoding alpha-amylase family glycosyl hydrolase: MRPVIYQLFVRHFSNMETHGVDWGTRETNGCGTFNGVTDKALREIARMGFTHIWLTGVLRHATQTAYPELPAQPESIVKGLAGSPYAVVDYFDVDPDLASTPEKRMEEFKALVKRCRTVGLLPMIDFIPNHVSRAYLADWDGHDDFGEGDDHHTFFSPEQGYFYLTSNSPGDGPPLHLPDGLFEGEMTFGRVTGNNAVTWNPTRYDWYETVKLNYGYNFLAGLPTLRLLPDWTSPKQHVPKTWRIMDDILSFWQGLGIGGFRCDMAQMIPMAFWKWAISRSRVRLPDVFFMAEAYNDHMKTTPGDPCAALLEAGFNAVYDSDCYHLALHMYTENNWANDFDRLFRSNPKYMTNGVRYVENHDETRVCSPLSWGGVGRTVLPAIMTLVYASGRGPVLVYNGQEVGERAESPGGYGGHDGRTSIFDYTCLPQLQPWVADGRFDASLLPEDSAELRNFHQRLLPLMQHPALDRGDFYGLNWANMKNTTFGREPAEDTSGHWVYAMLRHDARARATVLVVGNLSPEINFYNLRISIAQHAFGWCGIQTDRVRVRNLMAGEGEDRVFDRKELMERGLPHPLKPGHVGVLELSAV, encoded by the coding sequence ATGCGCCCGGTCATTTATCAACTGTTTGTCCGCCATTTCTCCAACATGGAAACCCATGGGGTGGACTGGGGGACCCGGGAGACGAACGGGTGCGGCACCTTTAACGGCGTGACGGACAAGGCCCTGAGGGAAATAGCCCGGATGGGCTTTACCCACATCTGGCTGACCGGGGTGCTGAGGCACGCCACGCAGACGGCCTATCCCGAGCTGCCCGCCCAGCCGGAATCCATCGTAAAAGGCCTGGCCGGCAGTCCCTATGCGGTAGTGGATTATTTTGACGTGGACCCGGACCTGGCCTCCACGCCGGAAAAAAGAATGGAGGAATTCAAGGCCCTGGTGAAGCGCTGCCGGACGGTGGGACTGCTGCCGATGATCGACTTCATCCCCAACCATGTTTCCCGCGCCTACCTGGCGGACTGGGACGGCCATGACGATTTCGGGGAAGGGGACGACCACCATACGTTTTTCTCTCCGGAGCAGGGGTACTTTTACCTGACCTCCAACAGCCCGGGGGACGGCCCCCCCCTGCATCTGCCGGACGGCCTGTTTGAAGGGGAAATGACCTTCGGCCGCGTCACGGGCAACAATGCCGTTACGTGGAACCCCACCAGGTATGACTGGTATGAAACGGTCAAGCTCAACTACGGCTATAACTTCCTGGCCGGACTGCCGACCCTCCGCCTGCTGCCGGACTGGACCAGCCCCAAGCAGCACGTGCCCAAGACCTGGCGCATCATGGACGACATCCTTTCCTTCTGGCAGGGCCTGGGCATCGGCGGTTTCAGGTGCGACATGGCCCAAATGATCCCCATGGCCTTCTGGAAATGGGCCATTTCCCGTTCCCGCGTCCGTCTGCCTGACGTGTTTTTCATGGCGGAGGCGTACAACGACCACATGAAGACCACTCCCGGCGATCCCTGCGCCGCGCTGCTGGAAGCCGGGTTCAATGCCGTTTACGATTCCGATTGCTACCATCTGGCGCTCCACATGTACACGGAGAATAACTGGGCCAACGATTTCGACCGTCTTTTCCGCAGCAACCCCAAGTACATGACCAACGGCGTCCGCTATGTGGAGAACCATGATGAAACGCGCGTGTGCTCCCCGCTCTCCTGGGGCGGCGTGGGGCGTACCGTCCTGCCGGCCATCATGACGCTGGTGTACGCGTCCGGTCGCGGTCCCGTGCTGGTGTACAACGGGCAGGAAGTAGGGGAGCGGGCGGAAAGCCCCGGCGGCTATGGCGGCCATGACGGCCGCACCAGCATTTTTGACTACACCTGCCTGCCCCAGCTCCAGCCCTGGGTGGCGGACGGACGGTTTGACGCCTCTCTGCTGCCGGAGGACTCCGCGGAGCTGAGGAACTTTCATCAGCGGCTGCTTCCCCTGATGCAGCATCCGGCACTGGACCGCGGGGATTTTTACGGCCTGAACTGGGCCAACATGAAAAACACCACCTTTGGCAGGGAACCTGCGGAAGACACCTCCGGCCACTGGGTGTACGCCATGCTCCGGCATGATGCCCGTGCCAGGGCCACCGTGCTGGTGGTGGGGAACCTTTCCCCGGAGATCAACTTCTACAACCTCCGCATTTCCATTGCCCAGCACGCCTTCGGCTGGTGCGGCATCCAGACGGACCGCGTGCGTGTCAGGAACCTGATGGCCGGAGAGGGGGAAGACCGGGTTTTTGACCGGAAGGAACTGATGGAACGCGGGCTTCCCCATCCCCTGAAACCGGGGCATGTGGGCGTGCTGGAACTCTCTGCCGTTTAA